In a single window of the Streptacidiphilus sp. P02-A3a genome:
- a CDS encoding MFS transporter, which translates to MDHLVRGGGGGDPADAGGGLFSRRYAAVTWSFTAVMFLTGFAALAVVPILPVAARDLHGVSLYPLVAGCFVAASLLGGVLGGDWADRSGARRPLAAGVLLAVATLLISAASTSIWQLAAGRFLDGVGAGIVAVSINTAIGQAYPEHLRARALALMSTSWIIPSLAGPPLAGLVTAWWSWRVVFFGLAALNLLPALAVVAVLRSRSRQAVPAAPGERPPRPALLVAFAVSVGAALGQYAVSGWDPRHLLCAVAAVALLVVFAPRLLPPGTWRAARGLPAAALLRGLSSGAYFTLEAFVPLLLDTARRVPAAVTGLAFTGAAIAWAAASWWQGRLVERHPRHRLVAAGALVMTVAVAIAAAGTLPELPALTAALSMVVAAVGMGLLAPSLTLLSLTHSPAGRQGYASSAMQTAQNLGQLTVIGLASALFNACPGTGSSGLVGYTAAFALLLAPTVLAALLATRAADG; encoded by the coding sequence GTGGACCACCTCGTTCGCGGCGGTGGCGGAGGGGACCCGGCCGATGCCGGGGGCGGGCTGTTCTCGCGCCGGTACGCGGCCGTCACCTGGAGCTTCACCGCGGTGATGTTCCTGACCGGGTTCGCCGCGCTCGCGGTGGTGCCGATCCTGCCGGTGGCGGCCCGGGACCTGCACGGGGTGTCGCTGTACCCGCTGGTGGCCGGGTGCTTCGTGGCCGCGAGCCTGCTGGGCGGGGTGCTCGGGGGCGACTGGGCGGACCGGTCCGGGGCCCGGCGCCCGTTGGCGGCGGGGGTGCTGCTGGCCGTGGCCACGCTGCTGATCTCGGCCGCCAGTACCTCCATCTGGCAGCTGGCGGCCGGGCGGTTCCTGGACGGGGTCGGGGCCGGGATCGTGGCGGTGTCGATCAACACCGCCATCGGCCAGGCCTACCCCGAGCACCTGCGCGCCCGCGCACTGGCCCTGATGAGCACCAGCTGGATCATCCCCTCGCTGGCCGGTCCCCCGCTGGCCGGGCTGGTGACCGCCTGGTGGTCCTGGCGGGTGGTGTTCTTCGGCCTGGCCGCGCTGAACCTGCTGCCGGCGCTGGCGGTGGTGGCCGTGCTGCGGTCCCGGTCCCGGCAGGCCGTGCCGGCAGCGCCGGGCGAGCGGCCGCCGCGCCCGGCGCTGCTGGTCGCGTTCGCGGTGAGCGTGGGCGCCGCGCTGGGGCAGTACGCCGTCTCCGGCTGGGACCCGCGCCACCTGCTGTGCGCGGTGGCGGCGGTCGCGCTGCTGGTGGTGTTCGCGCCGCGGCTGCTGCCGCCCGGCACCTGGCGGGCCGCCCGCGGCCTGCCCGCCGCCGCGCTGCTGCGGGGTCTGAGTTCCGGGGCCTACTTCACCCTGGAGGCCTTCGTGCCGCTGCTGCTCGACACCGCCCGCCGGGTGCCCGCGGCGGTGACCGGGCTGGCCTTCACCGGCGCCGCCATCGCCTGGGCCGCCGCCTCCTGGTGGCAGGGACGGCTGGTGGAGCGCCATCCCCGGCACCGCCTGGTCGCGGCCGGGGCGCTGGTGATGACGGTGGCCGTCGCGATCGCCGCCGCCGGGACGCTGCCCGAGCTGCCCGCGCTCACCGCCGCGCTGTCGATGGTGGTCGCGGCCGTCGGCATGGGCCTGCTCGCGCCCTCGCTCACGCTGCTGTCGCTCACCCACAGCCCCGCCGGACGGCAGGGGTACGCCAGCAGCGCGATGCAGACGGCGCAGAACCTGGGCCAGCTCACGGTCATCGGCCTCGCCTCCGCCCTGTTCAACGCCTGCCCGGGCACCGGTTCGAGCGGTCTGGTCGGCTACACCGCCGCCTTCGCCCTGCTGCTCGCGCCGACCGTGCTGGCCGCCCTGCTGGCGACCCGCGCCGCCGACGGCTGA
- a CDS encoding hydrolase: MPQSRKHHRGIVARALGTAGAFAVAMGAGVTPAHAAGSVHAPGPGLSSPDPTGDSITVDNEVAPANVAGPDADLAPKGAGTPKHAKTPVTVTIPPTSGHYAVGTVNLELVDTSRTDPYLPGHQPRKLMVTLWYPATNTSSHPSTPWLQSLAAAHFLAGEKIAPSAINLPTTAGHTGAPVNPSAGKLPILVYSTGLHSDRSMGTALVEDLASRGYLVVAIDHTSDANEVQFPNGQVIGNTMPTNTYASTNLAVRAADVSFVLNELTKVAKGSNPDVNHTALPTGLLGSPDLSRIGMFGWSLGGAAAATSMLDDPRIDAGADLDGTFYGPVATKGLDRPFLLFSSQGHNRNDDSSWTSFWAHSHGKVLDLKLQGSQHLSFSDNEYLLPQEASVDGVTQAQLTQTLGTIAPDRAIAIERTYLAAYFDQELRHVSSPLLSGPSKAYPEISFVR, encoded by the coding sequence ATGCCACAGTCACGTAAACACCACCGAGGAATTGTCGCCCGGGCACTGGGCACCGCTGGGGCGTTCGCGGTCGCCATGGGCGCTGGTGTGACGCCGGCCCACGCCGCCGGCAGCGTGCACGCCCCGGGGCCCGGCCTGTCCTCCCCCGACCCGACCGGCGACAGCATCACCGTGGACAACGAGGTGGCGCCCGCCAACGTCGCGGGCCCCGACGCCGACCTGGCCCCCAAGGGGGCCGGCACTCCGAAGCACGCCAAGACACCGGTCACGGTGACGATCCCGCCCACGAGCGGGCACTACGCGGTCGGCACGGTGAACCTGGAACTGGTCGACACCTCCCGGACCGACCCGTACCTCCCCGGGCACCAGCCGCGCAAGCTGATGGTCACCCTCTGGTACCCGGCCACCAACACCAGCAGCCACCCCTCCACCCCGTGGCTGCAGTCCCTCGCCGCCGCCCACTTCCTGGCGGGCGAGAAGATCGCGCCCAGCGCGATCAACCTGCCGACCACCGCGGGACACACCGGCGCACCGGTGAACCCGTCGGCCGGCAAGCTGCCGATCCTGGTGTACTCGACCGGCCTGCACTCGGACCGCTCGATGGGCACCGCCCTGGTGGAGGACCTGGCCAGCCGCGGCTACCTGGTGGTCGCCATCGACCACACCTCCGACGCCAACGAGGTCCAGTTCCCCAACGGGCAGGTGATCGGGAACACCATGCCGACGAACACCTACGCGTCCACCAACCTGGCGGTCCGCGCCGCCGACGTCAGCTTCGTCCTCAACGAACTGACCAAGGTGGCCAAGGGCAGCAACCCGGACGTGAACCACACGGCCCTGCCCACCGGCCTGCTCGGCAGCCCCGACCTGAGCCGAATAGGCATGTTCGGCTGGTCCCTGGGCGGCGCGGCGGCGGCCACCTCGATGCTGGACGACCCCAGGATCGACGCCGGCGCGGACCTGGACGGCACCTTCTACGGCCCGGTCGCGACCAAGGGGCTCGACCGCCCGTTCCTGCTGTTCAGCTCGCAGGGCCACAACCGCAACGACGACAGCAGCTGGACCAGCTTCTGGGCGCACTCGCACGGCAAGGTGCTGGACCTGAAGCTGCAGGGCTCCCAGCACCTGAGCTTCAGCGACAACGAGTACCTGCTGCCGCAGGAGGCCAGCGTGGACGGGGTGACCCAGGCCCAGCTCACGCAGACCCTGGGCACGATCGCCCCCGACCGCGCCATCGCCATCGAACGCACCTACCTGGCCGCCTACTTCGACCAGGAGCTGCGTCATGTGAGCAGCCCGCTGCTCAGCGGCCCGTCCAAGGCGTACCCGGAGATCTCCTTCGTCCGCTGA
- a CDS encoding DUF6879 family protein, whose product MKRSDPDFFELLRSAHRSALHLEMRDSYGLADEVEDFTAWRGGHRADWADRSVWWNSFHAAVADAVSRGVVMRRARIVSEPVSEYIRYEHYLTTANVTAGEEVRWLPRRLATAIPLPGNDFWLFDETALIVNHFDGQGDWASPGMELDDDPDAVKLCASAFELVWERAVPHADFTV is encoded by the coding sequence ATGAAGCGGAGCGATCCGGACTTCTTTGAGCTGCTGAGGTCCGCTCACCGTTCTGCCCTGCACCTTGAAATGCGGGACTCCTACGGTCTCGCTGACGAGGTCGAGGACTTCACCGCGTGGCGTGGCGGTCATCGCGCCGACTGGGCTGACCGCTCAGTGTGGTGGAACTCCTTCCACGCTGCCGTTGCCGACGCTGTGAGCCGGGGTGTGGTGATGCGCCGTGCCCGGATCGTGTCCGAGCCGGTCAGCGAGTACATCCGGTATGAGCACTACCTGACTACTGCGAACGTCACGGCCGGCGAGGAAGTGCGATGGCTGCCAAGGCGGTTGGCGACGGCGATTCCGCTGCCCGGTAACGACTTCTGGCTGTTCGATGAAACGGCCCTGATCGTGAACCACTTTGACGGGCAGGGGGATTGGGCATCCCCTGGCATGGAGCTGGACGACGACCCGGACGCCGTGAAGCTGTGCGCGTCGGCGTTCGAGCTGGTGTGGGAACGCGCCGTCCCGCACGCTGATTTCACGGTCTGA
- a CDS encoding helix-turn-helix transcriptional regulator — protein MAASPLSSAEEARKAIADHLGEIRKDAELTGLELAHRCGWNPSKSSRIENARTPPSDADIRAWCAACGVPERAADLIAASRSAGSMYTEWRRLHRSGMRRNQEADVPIYERTRSFRVYCSNVVPGVVQTHTYATALLALITGFQGTPDDSAEAAAARVDRGQVIREPDRRTALLVEEQVLYHRYGDAAVMAGQLGYLLTVMALPNVSLGVLPRTAQRRMWGLETFTVFGDELVQVEPLTARIHITSPGEIEVYTRAFAELSRTAVYGSRARALITAAIDALG, from the coding sequence ATGGCCGCTTCTCCGCTCTCCAGTGCCGAAGAGGCACGCAAGGCCATTGCCGACCACTTGGGGGAGATCCGGAAGGACGCCGAGCTCACCGGCCTTGAGCTTGCCCACCGCTGTGGTTGGAACCCGTCCAAGTCCTCCCGGATCGAGAACGCCCGTACGCCGCCCTCGGATGCCGACATCCGGGCGTGGTGTGCGGCCTGCGGCGTGCCCGAGCGCGCCGCTGATCTGATCGCGGCGTCCCGGTCGGCTGGTTCGATGTACACGGAGTGGCGTCGGCTGCACCGGTCAGGGATGCGCCGGAACCAAGAGGCCGACGTGCCGATCTATGAGCGGACCCGTTCGTTTCGGGTCTACTGCTCCAACGTGGTCCCTGGCGTGGTGCAGACGCACACCTACGCCACGGCCCTACTGGCGTTGATCACGGGTTTTCAGGGCACCCCGGACGACTCTGCTGAGGCCGCCGCCGCTCGCGTGGACCGGGGGCAGGTGATCCGCGAGCCGGACCGCCGTACGGCGCTGCTGGTCGAGGAACAGGTGTTGTATCACCGCTATGGGGATGCGGCAGTGATGGCCGGACAGTTGGGCTACCTGCTCACCGTGATGGCGCTGCCGAACGTGTCCCTTGGCGTGTTGCCTCGCACGGCGCAGCGGCGCATGTGGGGGCTGGAGACGTTCACCGTGTTCGGGGACGAGTTGGTTCAGGTCGAGCCGCTGACGGCCCGTATTCACATCACGTCTCCTGGGGAGATCGAGGTGTACACGCGGGCTTTCGCCGAGCTGTCCAGGACTGCGGTCTACGGATCGCGTGCGCGTGCACTGATCACGGCGGCGATCGATGCTCTCGGGTGA
- a CDS encoding protein-L-isoaspartate(D-aspartate) O-methyltransferase, with product MSADWADSFEAVPRREFLPDEYWAFDMKAGSSVYVSRDDEPDVWERYAAATDFPLVTQWDDGRHTGREPGRVSTSSSSEPRVVAGYLRDARISPPMRVLLVGTGTGWDTGLLSHRLGGGNVFSVEVDAAVTAAARTRLTALGLHPTVVCGDGSLGCSAGAPYDRAIVTAGVRQVAPALLEQTREGGLVLAPWGTHYDNGDALVRLTVGADGSASGPFLRMVEFMKLRNQRLDWDRFGGHVKEFPGDAAVSSTVLTPSDLGERWTSARFVTGLAVPDCTHVHNKANGHTRVWFFGLSDLSWACAEFQPGELTGTVYQHGPRHLWDEVERALRWWTEQGRPLLDSFGLTVTPDGAQRPWLADRSNPVPSFA from the coding sequence ATGTCGGCCGATTGGGCCGACTCCTTCGAGGCGGTACCGCGCCGCGAGTTCCTGCCGGATGAGTACTGGGCCTTCGACATGAAGGCGGGCAGCAGCGTCTACGTCAGCCGGGACGACGAGCCGGACGTGTGGGAGCGGTATGCGGCGGCGACGGACTTCCCGCTGGTCACGCAGTGGGACGACGGCAGGCACACGGGTCGTGAGCCGGGTCGGGTGTCCACCAGCTCGTCGTCCGAGCCGCGCGTCGTCGCCGGATACCTGCGGGACGCGCGGATCAGTCCGCCCATGCGGGTGCTGCTGGTCGGCACCGGGACGGGGTGGGACACCGGTCTGCTGAGCCATCGGCTCGGTGGCGGCAACGTGTTCTCCGTCGAGGTGGACGCGGCCGTGACCGCAGCCGCACGCACCCGCCTGACCGCCCTTGGTCTGCACCCGACGGTCGTGTGCGGTGACGGCTCACTCGGCTGCTCGGCCGGGGCTCCCTATGACCGGGCGATCGTGACGGCCGGGGTCCGGCAGGTGGCTCCCGCCCTGCTTGAGCAGACCAGGGAAGGCGGGTTGGTCCTGGCCCCGTGGGGGACGCACTACGACAACGGGGACGCACTGGTCCGGCTGACGGTGGGCGCGGACGGGAGCGCGTCCGGTCCGTTCCTGCGGATGGTCGAGTTCATGAAGCTGAGGAATCAGCGGTTGGACTGGGACCGCTTCGGCGGCCACGTGAAGGAGTTCCCCGGCGACGCGGCCGTGTCGTCCACGGTGCTGACTCCCTCGGACCTGGGGGAGCGCTGGACTTCCGCCCGCTTCGTGACCGGTCTCGCGGTACCCGACTGCACTCACGTCCACAACAAGGCGAACGGGCACACCCGGGTGTGGTTCTTCGGACTGTCGGACCTGTCGTGGGCATGCGCGGAGTTCCAGCCGGGCGAGCTGACCGGCACGGTCTACCAGCACGGCCCCCGGCACCTCTGGGACGAGGTGGAGCGCGCCCTGCGCTGGTGGACGGAGCAGGGCCGCCCGCTGCTCGACTCCTTCGGCCTCACGGTGACCCCCGACGGGGCCCAGCGCCCCTGGCTGGCCGACCGGTCCAACCCTGTTCCGTCGTTCGCCTGA
- the fabG gene encoding 3-oxoacyl-ACP reductase FabG: MTEQTPRVAIVTGAARGIGAATAIRLAADGFAVAVVDLEESAGKDTVEKITAAGGRALAVGADVSDATQVAAAVERIAAELGAPAVLVNNAGVLRDNLLFKMTELDWDTVMNVHLKGAFLMSKAVQKHMVDAGYGRIVNLSSSSALGNRGQANYSAAKAGLQGFTKTLAKELGKFGVTANAVAPGFIATDMTAATAARIGMGFEDFKAAAATQIPVARVGVPEDIAHTVSFLVSEGAGFVSGQVIYVAGGPLD, from the coding sequence ATGACTGAGCAGACCCCCCGCGTAGCCATCGTCACCGGCGCGGCCCGCGGCATCGGCGCCGCCACCGCGATCCGCCTCGCCGCCGACGGCTTCGCCGTGGCCGTGGTGGACCTGGAGGAGTCGGCGGGCAAGGACACCGTCGAGAAGATCACCGCCGCCGGGGGCAGGGCCCTCGCGGTCGGCGCGGACGTCAGCGACGCGACGCAGGTCGCCGCCGCCGTCGAGCGGATCGCCGCCGAGCTGGGCGCGCCCGCGGTGCTGGTCAACAACGCCGGTGTGCTGCGCGACAACCTGCTGTTCAAGATGACCGAGCTGGACTGGGACACGGTGATGAACGTCCACCTCAAGGGCGCCTTCCTGATGTCCAAGGCGGTCCAGAAGCACATGGTGGACGCCGGCTACGGCCGCATCGTCAACCTGTCCTCCTCCTCCGCCCTGGGCAACCGGGGCCAGGCCAACTACTCGGCCGCCAAGGCCGGTCTGCAGGGCTTCACCAAGACCCTGGCCAAGGAGCTCGGCAAGTTCGGCGTCACCGCCAACGCGGTCGCCCCGGGCTTCATCGCCACCGACATGACGGCCGCCACCGCCGCCCGCATCGGCATGGGCTTCGAGGACTTCAAGGCCGCCGCCGCCACCCAGATCCCGGTCGCCCGGGTGGGCGTCCCGGAGGACATCGCGCACACCGTCTCGTTCCTCGTCAGCGAGGGCGCGGGCTTCGTCTCCGGCCAGGTCATCTACGTCGCCGGCGGGCCCCTCGACTAA
- a CDS encoding acyl-CoA dehydrogenase family protein — MDFLYDERTRELQQWLLTFMDEHVYPAEAVHAEQSAVAENEWARLPVMAELKAEARRRGLWNLFFVDQHGLPDGGHGAGLTNLQYAPLAEITGHSPHLAPEALNCAAPDTGNMEVLAEFGTPEQRKRWLLPLLEGEIRSAFCMTEPEVASSDAANIATRIERDGDEYVINGRKWWSSGAMAPECEILIVMGRSDPNAPKHRQQSMILVPRDTPGVDVRRGMHVFGYTDGAHGGHAEIVFDNVRVPAENLIAGEGEGFAIAQARLGPGRIHHCMRLIGMAERGLELMCRRAVARTAFGKPLAEQGVIQEWIAESRVRIEQLRLLVLKTAWLMDTVGNKGAHTEIQAIKIATPSTVEWILDKAIQAHGGGGVSQDFPLAQLWAGARTLRFADGPDEVHRRSLARRELRPYLPS, encoded by the coding sequence ATGGACTTCCTGTACGACGAGCGAACCCGTGAACTCCAGCAGTGGTTGCTCACCTTCATGGACGAGCACGTGTACCCCGCCGAGGCCGTGCACGCCGAGCAGTCGGCGGTCGCCGAGAACGAGTGGGCCCGGCTCCCGGTGATGGCCGAGCTCAAGGCCGAGGCGCGGCGGCGCGGGCTGTGGAACCTCTTCTTCGTGGACCAGCACGGCCTGCCGGACGGCGGGCACGGCGCCGGGCTGACCAACCTGCAGTACGCCCCGCTGGCCGAGATCACCGGCCACAGCCCGCACCTCGCCCCCGAAGCGCTGAACTGCGCCGCCCCGGACACCGGCAACATGGAGGTGCTGGCCGAGTTCGGCACCCCCGAGCAGCGCAAGCGCTGGCTGCTGCCACTGCTGGAAGGCGAGATCCGCTCGGCCTTCTGCATGACCGAGCCCGAGGTCGCCTCCTCCGACGCGGCGAACATCGCCACCCGGATCGAACGCGACGGCGACGAGTACGTGATCAACGGACGCAAGTGGTGGTCGTCCGGGGCGATGGCCCCCGAGTGCGAGATCCTGATCGTGATGGGCCGCTCCGACCCGAACGCGCCCAAGCACCGGCAGCAGAGCATGATCCTGGTCCCCCGCGACACGCCCGGGGTCGACGTCCGGCGCGGCATGCACGTGTTCGGCTACACCGACGGCGCGCACGGCGGCCACGCCGAGATCGTGTTCGACAACGTCCGGGTCCCGGCGGAGAACCTGATCGCCGGTGAGGGCGAGGGCTTCGCCATCGCCCAGGCCCGGCTCGGCCCCGGCCGGATCCACCACTGCATGCGGCTCATCGGGATGGCCGAGCGCGGCCTGGAGCTGATGTGCCGCCGGGCGGTCGCCCGCACCGCCTTCGGCAAGCCGCTGGCGGAGCAGGGCGTGATCCAGGAGTGGATCGCCGAGTCCCGCGTCCGCATCGAGCAACTGCGGCTGCTGGTGCTGAAGACCGCCTGGCTGATGGACACCGTCGGCAACAAGGGCGCGCACACCGAGATCCAGGCCATCAAGATCGCCACCCCGTCCACCGTCGAGTGGATCCTGGACAAGGCGATCCAGGCCCACGGCGGCGGCGGCGTCTCCCAGGACTTCCCGCTGGCCCAACTCTGGGCGGGCGCCCGCACCCTGCGCTTCGCCGACGGCCCGGACGAGGTCCACCGCCGCTCGCTGGCCCGGCGCGAGCTGCGCCCCTACCTGCCCTCCTGA
- a CDS encoding phosphotransferase family protein: MSQQAGSGHPGGPHPPGLDLDRLREYLDRAHPGLVDGPLAAELISGGKSNLTYRLHDSAHRWVLRRPPLGHVLATAHDMGREYRVISALAGTGVPVPGAHLLCTDPEVLGAPFYLMDEVRGSVYRTAEDVAGLGRDRARTMSFRLIDVLAELHGIDPAAVGLGDFGRPDGYLQRQLDRWLRQFEASRSREIDGMAELQHRLAAQLPRTQRNTVVHGDYRLDNAIIAPDDSVAAVLDWEMATLGDPLADVGLLKVYWEIAARIPGNPVAQAVSPEAGFPGLDELAEHYADRTGLDLAPLPWYTAFAGFKLAVISEGIHFRYTQGKTVGEGFAHIGGLVPLLVSASLETLLKLEGNN, encoded by the coding sequence ATGTCGCAGCAAGCCGGGTCCGGGCATCCCGGCGGCCCGCACCCGCCCGGCCTCGACCTGGACCGCCTGCGGGAGTACCTCGACCGCGCCCACCCCGGGCTGGTCGACGGGCCGCTCGCGGCCGAGCTGATCTCCGGCGGCAAGTCCAACCTGACCTACCGGCTGCACGACTCGGCCCACCGCTGGGTGCTCCGCCGCCCGCCGCTGGGGCACGTGCTGGCCACCGCGCACGACATGGGCCGCGAGTACCGGGTGATCTCCGCGCTGGCGGGCACCGGCGTCCCGGTCCCCGGCGCGCACCTGCTGTGCACCGACCCGGAGGTGCTCGGCGCGCCGTTCTACCTGATGGACGAGGTCCGGGGCAGCGTCTACCGGACTGCCGAGGACGTCGCCGGGCTCGGCCGGGACCGGGCCAGGACCATGTCCTTCCGGCTCATCGACGTGCTGGCCGAACTGCACGGGATCGATCCGGCGGCGGTCGGCCTGGGCGACTTCGGCCGCCCCGACGGCTACCTCCAGCGACAGCTGGACCGCTGGCTGCGCCAGTTCGAGGCCTCCCGGAGCCGGGAGATCGACGGCATGGCCGAGCTCCAGCACCGGCTGGCGGCACAGCTGCCGCGGACCCAGCGGAACACCGTGGTGCACGGCGACTACCGGCTCGACAACGCGATCATCGCCCCCGACGACAGCGTGGCGGCGGTACTGGACTGGGAGATGGCGACCCTGGGCGACCCGCTCGCCGATGTCGGCCTGCTCAAGGTGTACTGGGAGATCGCGGCCCGGATCCCGGGCAACCCGGTGGCCCAGGCCGTCAGCCCCGAGGCGGGCTTCCCCGGCCTGGACGAACTGGCCGAGCACTACGCCGACCGCACCGGCCTGGACCTCGCCCCGCTGCCCTGGTACACCGCCTTCGCCGGGTTCAAGCTCGCGGTGATCTCCGAGGGCATCCATTTCCGCTACACCCAGGGCAAGACCGTGGGCGAGGGCTTCGCCCACATCGGCGGGCTGGTGCCGCTGCTGGTCTCCGCCTCCCTGGAGACCCTGCTCAAGCTGGAAGGGAACAACTGA
- a CDS encoding TetR/AcrR family transcriptional regulator, which translates to MAAPAGVPVAERLLAAASRLFAEKGFALTSVQEIVEHAGVTKGAMYHYFSSKDDLLQQIYTRLLAVQSVRLVAIADDTDRPPRERLHTAAVDVVVSTIEHLDDAMVSWRSMHMLPPDRLAAVRGDRRRFHERFRMLIEQGQADGSLRSDVSADLVAHQFFGGVHHLGSWYHADGELTPESIGTAFADLLLRGLDGS; encoded by the coding sequence GTGGCCGCCCCGGCGGGCGTCCCGGTCGCCGAGCGGCTGCTCGCCGCCGCCAGCAGGCTCTTCGCGGAGAAGGGCTTCGCGCTGACCTCGGTCCAGGAGATCGTCGAACACGCGGGCGTCACCAAGGGCGCCATGTACCACTACTTCAGCTCCAAGGACGACCTGCTCCAGCAGATCTACACCCGGCTGCTCGCGGTTCAGTCGGTCCGCTTGGTGGCCATAGCCGACGACACCGACCGTCCGCCCCGGGAGCGGTTGCACACCGCCGCTGTGGATGTCGTGGTCAGCACAATCGAACATTTGGATGATGCCATGGTTTCCTGGCGCTCCATGCACATGCTGCCGCCGGACCGGCTCGCCGCGGTCCGCGGGGACCGCCGGAGATTCCATGAGCGATTCCGGATGTTGATCGAACAGGGACAGGCGGATGGCTCACTTCGTTCGGATGTGTCCGCTGACCTGGTCGCTCATCAGTTCTTCGGTGGCGTACACCATCTCGGCAGCTGGTACCACGCCGACGGCGAACTGACGCCCGAATCTATCGGCACGGCCTTCGCTGACCTGCTGCTACGCGGACTCGATGGTTCCTGA
- a CDS encoding MarR family winged helix-turn-helix transcriptional regulator, producing the protein MTGVPLRLSQSPGQLIRIAQQVHTRLWTEHVGTELTAPQYAALVALAIEPGADQRTVGERASLDKATMAEMVGRLVRRGLVLRRRDPADGRRKLLTLSPAGAQLLQYVSPRVASVQQQLLEPLDETQRASLMASLGSLARIDPLALETMEESRPILDAPRVVGYLIRVAQQVHTRLWTELVPGELTAPQYAVLDALAEEPGIDQRTVGERASLDKATMAELISRLVRRGLVLRRRDPADGRRNLLALSPAGVELLTQVRGGVDDVQRQLLEPLQANDREGVVALLMVTARLAGQV; encoded by the coding sequence ATGACGGGTGTACCACTCCGCCTCTCCCAGTCGCCGGGACAGTTGATCCGGATCGCGCAGCAGGTGCACACGCGCCTGTGGACCGAGCACGTCGGCACCGAGCTCACGGCTCCGCAGTACGCCGCGCTGGTCGCACTCGCGATCGAGCCCGGCGCCGACCAGCGGACGGTGGGCGAACGGGCATCACTGGACAAGGCGACGATGGCCGAGATGGTCGGTCGGCTGGTGCGCCGGGGCCTGGTACTGCGCAGACGTGACCCGGCCGACGGGCGGCGCAAGCTGCTGACCCTCTCCCCGGCCGGGGCCCAGCTGTTGCAGTACGTGTCCCCGCGCGTGGCCAGTGTGCAGCAGCAGCTGCTGGAGCCGCTGGACGAGACCCAGCGGGCCTCGCTGATGGCGAGCCTCGGCAGCCTGGCCCGGATAGACCCGCTGGCGCTGGAGACCATGGAGGAGTCGCGGCCGATCCTGGACGCGCCCCGGGTGGTCGGCTATCTGATCCGGGTCGCCCAGCAGGTCCACACCCGGTTGTGGACCGAGCTGGTACCCGGCGAGCTGACCGCCCCGCAGTACGCGGTGCTGGACGCCCTGGCCGAGGAGCCGGGTATCGACCAGCGGACGGTCGGCGAGCGCGCGTCGCTGGACAAGGCGACGATGGCCGAGCTGATCAGCCGCCTGGTGCGGCGCGGACTGGTGCTGCGCCGCCGCGACCCGGCCGACGGCCGACGGAACCTGCTGGCACTCTCCCCGGCCGGGGTGGAGCTGCTGACCCAGGTCCGGGGCGGCGTGGACGACGTGCAGCGGCAGCTGCTGGAGCCGCTCCAGGCGAACGACCGCGAGGGCGTGGTGGCGCTGCTGATGGTGACCGCGCGGCTGGCGGGCCAGGTCTGA